One window of Hujiaoplasma nucleasis genomic DNA carries:
- a CDS encoding HAD family hydrolase, translating to MIKAVIFDLDGTLLDTIQDIANTCNKLLEKRSYPALPLKDYKIYVGKGVKHLMIKVMEALNIPKYLLDDLLRDYYEIYKDESSKTTKVYEGINDLLKELIIQDIKVCVLSNKPHEQVIDLMPKYFKEDLFSIVYGKHHGIEAKPNPALLRKMIKTLRLKKTEVLYVGDTKTDMETALNAGVQSVGVLWGFRDEMELVQARASYIVKEPSEILDVIREKNNDYRKTRIN from the coding sequence ATGATTAAAGCCGTGATTTTTGATTTAGATGGTACTTTATTAGATACCATTCAAGATATAGCAAATACTTGTAATAAACTTTTAGAAAAAAGATCGTACCCAGCTTTGCCTTTGAAAGATTATAAAATTTATGTAGGTAAGGGCGTCAAACATTTAATGATTAAAGTGATGGAAGCTTTAAATATACCTAAGTATTTATTGGACGATCTTTTACGAGATTATTACGAAATATATAAAGATGAATCATCTAAAACAACCAAGGTTTATGAAGGTATTAATGATTTGTTGAAAGAATTAATAATTCAAGATATAAAAGTTTGTGTTTTGTCTAATAAACCACATGAACAAGTGATTGATTTAATGCCAAAGTATTTTAAAGAAGATTTGTTTTCTATAGTCTATGGTAAACATCATGGGATAGAAGCCAAACCCAATCCTGCTTTGTTAAGAAAAATGATTAAGACATTAAGACTTAAGAAAACAGAAGTTTTATATGTTGGTGATACAAAAACGGATATGGAAACTGCTTTGAACGCAGGTGTTCAAAGTGTTGGTGTCTTATGGGGTTTTCGAGATGAAATGGAATTGGTTCAAGCGAGGGCTTCATATATTGTCAAAGAACCTAGTGAAATTTTAGACGTCATTAGAGAAAAAAATAATGATTATCGAAAAACACGCATAAATTGA
- a CDS encoding ribonuclease HII, with amino-acid sequence MKNHNDLYKYEHALIKEGYKLIAGVDEVGRGPLAAGVLACACILDLDQEIEGINDSKKLSEKKRLSMRQLIEEKAIAYAYGYCDESEIDDLNIYQASKLAMIRAVNALKVKPDYLLIDAMSLDMGIPETSIIKGDALSVSIGAASILAKVKRDQLMEEYDVIYPGYGFSKHKGYPTKYHLQQLRKLKPCPIHRKSYKPVRDLYLKQLQLDLEEDND; translated from the coding sequence TTGAAAAACCACAATGATTTATATAAGTATGAACATGCTTTAATCAAAGAAGGATATAAGTTGATTGCTGGGGTTGATGAAGTTGGTCGTGGTCCTTTAGCGGCTGGTGTCTTGGCTTGTGCTTGTATCTTAGATTTGGATCAAGAGATTGAAGGTATTAATGATTCGAAAAAACTAAGTGAGAAAAAAAGATTAAGTATGCGTCAACTGATTGAAGAAAAAGCCATAGCCTATGCCTATGGCTACTGTGATGAATCTGAAATTGATGATTTGAATATTTATCAAGCATCAAAACTAGCGATGATAAGAGCTGTTAATGCCTTAAAAGTAAAACCTGATTACTTATTAATAGACGCTATGAGTTTAGATATGGGTATACCTGAAACCAGCATTATTAAGGGAGATGCTTTATCAGTTAGTATTGGAGCAGCATCCATTTTAGCCAAGGTAAAAAGAGATCAGTTAATGGAAGAATATGATGTTATTTATCCAGGATATGGATTCTCTAAACATAAGGGTTATCCTACAAAATATCATCTGCAACAATTAAGAAAATTAAAACCTTGTCCCATACATCGTAAGTCCTATAAACCAGTGAGAGACTTGTACTTAAAACAATTACAACTAGATTTGGAGGAAGATAATGATTAA
- the ylqF gene encoding ribosome biogenesis GTPase YlqF, which yields MKQIQWYPGHMAKAKRLIEEKLKIIDVVYELVDARIPESSRNPMMDEITHKKDKILIINKTDLADPSLTKAWMKYYDQEQIPYVLCNSLNDNITQKVYEKTMKVLSHLHQDDINKGKAKRNFKAMVIGVPNVGKSQFINNMAGKNKVKTGNMPGVTKTQTFIKAEHDLLLFDNPGVLWPRFQSQDQAFRLALMGTIKDEILPLDEVVIYGIEYLRKHYPKALEKRYGFMVKDEMTTIDIIDMIGRKRGAIMAGNEIDYDRVFNLFLYDLRNGALGAMSFEKPQ from the coding sequence ATGAAACAAATACAATGGTATCCTGGTCATATGGCCAAGGCTAAACGCCTTATAGAAGAAAAATTAAAGATTATTGATGTTGTTTATGAACTTGTTGATGCAAGAATACCAGAGTCATCAAGAAATCCGATGATGGACGAAATTACCCATAAAAAAGATAAGATATTGATTATTAATAAAACCGACTTAGCAGATCCTTCATTAACAAAAGCTTGGATGAAATATTATGATCAAGAACAAATACCCTATGTTTTATGTAACTCATTGAATGATAATATCACTCAAAAAGTTTACGAAAAAACAATGAAAGTATTAAGTCATCTACATCAAGATGATATCAATAAAGGTAAAGCAAAGAGAAATTTTAAAGCCATGGTTATTGGTGTACCTAATGTTGGTAAATCACAGTTTATAAATAATATGGCGGGAAAAAATAAGGTTAAAACAGGTAATATGCCTGGCGTGACTAAAACACAAACTTTTATTAAGGCAGAACACGATTTATTACTCTTTGATAATCCTGGGGTTTTATGGCCTAGATTTCAAAGCCAAGACCAAGCTTTTCGTTTAGCTTTGATGGGAACCATCAAAGATGAGATACTTCCTTTGGATGAGGTTGTTATCTATGGTATAGAATACTTAAGAAAGCATTATCCAAAAGCTTTAGAAAAACGTTATGGTTTTATGGTGAAAGATGAGATGACAACCATAGATATCATTGACATGATAGGACGCAAAAGAGGCGCAATTATGGCTGGTAATGAAATTGACTATGATAGAGTTTTTAATTTGTTTTTATATGATTTAAGAAATGGTGCCTTAGGAGCGATGAGTTTTGAAAAACCACAATGA